One genomic segment of Mycolicibacterium gilvum includes these proteins:
- the pssA gene encoding CDP-diacylglycerol--serine O-phosphatidyltransferase gives MRPRIKTPVVSVRILPSAMTVAAICLGLSAVKFALDGRPTEAMAFLAIAAILDALDGRLARALNATSKMGEEIDSLADAVNFGVAPAFIVYGTLLSTSRIGWIVVLLYAVCIVLRLARFNAMLAVDQPAYEKKYFTGMPAPAGAIGAIGPLAAKMQFGDGWWTSEPAVVIWMIAVSLLVVSTLPMRKIHTFSVPPNMVAPLLALLAIGVATSILYGYIVILVIIVAYFLHIPFALRTKRFLAAHPEVWDDKPRQQRAARRAIRRTHRTQRAQPRRSTLRLGLRRPPRG, from the coding sequence ATGAGACCACGCATCAAGACCCCGGTCGTCAGCGTCCGCATCCTGCCGAGCGCGATGACCGTCGCGGCCATCTGCCTGGGTCTGAGCGCGGTGAAGTTCGCGCTCGACGGGCGCCCCACCGAGGCGATGGCGTTCCTGGCGATCGCGGCGATCCTCGACGCGCTCGACGGCCGTCTCGCCCGGGCGCTGAACGCGACGTCGAAGATGGGCGAGGAGATCGACTCGCTGGCCGACGCGGTCAACTTCGGTGTGGCACCGGCGTTCATCGTCTACGGCACCCTGTTGTCGACGTCGCGGATCGGCTGGATCGTGGTGCTGCTCTACGCGGTGTGCATCGTGTTGCGCCTGGCCCGCTTCAACGCGATGCTGGCCGTCGACCAGCCCGCCTACGAGAAGAAGTACTTCACCGGCATGCCCGCACCGGCCGGTGCGATCGGCGCCATCGGTCCGCTGGCGGCCAAGATGCAGTTCGGCGACGGCTGGTGGACCTCGGAGCCCGCGGTCGTGATCTGGATGATCGCCGTCTCACTGCTGGTGGTCAGCACGCTGCCGATGCGCAAGATCCACACGTTCTCGGTGCCGCCCAACATGGTGGCCCCGTTGCTGGCGCTGCTCGCGATCGGCGTGGCGACCTCGATCCTGTACGGCTACATCGTGATCCTGGTGATCATCGTCGCGTACTTCCTGCACATCCCGTTCGCGCTGCGCACCAAGCGATTCCTCGCCGCGCACCCGGAAGTGTGGGACGACAAACCGCGTCAGCAGCGCGCAGCGCGACGGGCGATCCGCCGCACCCACCGGACCCAGCGCGCGCAGCCGCGGCGTTCCACGCTGCGCCTGGGACTGCGCAGACCGCCGCGAGGCTGA
- a CDS encoding phosphatidylserine decarboxylase, whose product MARRPDLKTGPERLAALVRTTVPPMHPAGLPFVGASLAVALAGRKSRWLRNAGVASAAANAAFFRHPPRTPPTRPGVVVAPADGLICLIEDELPPAELGLPAVPLPRISIFLSLFDAHVQRAPLAGEVVAVEHRPGLFGSAELAAASADNERNSVVIRSPEGAEVIAVQIAGLLARRIVCNVKPGDKVGLGDTYGLIRYGSRLDTYLPAGSDVLVEVGQRAVAGETVLAELP is encoded by the coding sequence ATGGCCAGACGCCCCGACCTCAAGACAGGACCAGAGCGCCTGGCGGCCCTGGTTCGCACCACCGTCCCCCCGATGCACCCGGCCGGTCTGCCGTTCGTCGGCGCCAGCCTCGCGGTGGCGCTGGCCGGGCGTAAGTCCCGGTGGCTGCGAAACGCCGGGGTCGCCTCGGCGGCCGCGAACGCCGCGTTCTTCCGGCATCCGCCCCGGACGCCGCCGACGCGGCCGGGCGTCGTCGTCGCGCCGGCCGACGGGCTGATCTGCCTGATCGAGGACGAGCTCCCGCCCGCCGAACTGGGGCTGCCCGCCGTACCGCTGCCGCGCATCAGCATCTTCCTGTCGCTGTTCGACGCCCACGTACAGCGCGCCCCGCTGGCCGGTGAGGTGGTGGCGGTCGAGCACAGGCCCGGGCTGTTCGGCTCCGCCGAACTCGCCGCGGCCAGCGCCGACAACGAGCGCAACAGCGTGGTGATCCGCAGCCCCGAGGGCGCCGAGGTGATCGCCGTCCAGATCGCGGGTCTGCTCGCCCGCCGCATCGTGTGCAACGTCAAACCCGGCGACAAGGTGGGGCTCGGCGACACCTACGGCCTGATCCGCTACGGCTCCCGGCTCGACACCTACCTGCCCGCGGGCTCCGACGTCCTCGTCGAGGTCGGGCAACGTGCGGTCGCCGGCGAGACCGTGCTGGCCGAGCTGCCCTGA
- a CDS encoding SDR family NAD(P)-dependent oxidoreductase has product MTSKWTAADVPDQSGRVAVVTGANTGIGYETAEVLAGKGARVVIAVRDAGKGQKALDAITRKHPGAAVSLQELDLSSLGSVRRATDALRSAHPRIDLLINNAGVMYPPKQVTRDGFELQFGTNHLGHFAFTGLLLDNLLDVPGSRVVTVASLAHKNLADIHFDDLQWERKYNRVAAYGQSKLANLMFTYELQRRLAARGAPTIAVAAHPGISNTELMRHVPGTSLPGVMKLAGLVTNTPAVGALPTVRAATDPGVTGGQYYGPSGFNEMVGHPVLVTSNRKSHDVAVQQRLWTVSEELTGVKYGV; this is encoded by the coding sequence ATGACATCGAAATGGACCGCCGCCGACGTCCCCGACCAGTCCGGCCGGGTGGCCGTCGTGACCGGCGCCAACACCGGAATCGGTTACGAGACGGCTGAGGTGCTCGCCGGTAAGGGCGCTCGGGTCGTCATCGCGGTGCGCGACGCCGGCAAGGGGCAGAAGGCGCTGGACGCGATCACCCGCAAGCATCCCGGCGCCGCCGTGTCGCTGCAGGAACTCGACCTGTCGTCGCTGGGCAGCGTCCGCAGAGCCACCGATGCGCTGCGCTCGGCGCACCCCCGGATCGACCTGCTGATCAACAACGCCGGCGTCATGTACCCGCCCAAGCAGGTCACCCGCGACGGGTTCGAGCTGCAGTTCGGCACCAATCACCTCGGTCACTTCGCGTTCACCGGTCTGCTGCTGGACAACCTGCTCGACGTGCCGGGTTCGCGGGTGGTCACGGTGGCGAGCCTCGCGCACAAGAACCTCGCCGACATCCACTTCGACGACCTGCAGTGGGAGCGCAAGTACAACCGGGTCGCGGCCTACGGCCAGTCCAAACTCGCCAACCTGATGTTCACCTACGAGCTGCAGCGCCGTCTCGCCGCCCGCGGCGCACCGACGATCGCGGTCGCCGCGCACCCTGGCATCTCGAACACCGAGCTGATGCGCCACGTCCCGGGCACCAGCCTGCCCGGGGTGATGAAGCTGGCCGGGCTGGTCACCAACACCCCTGCCGTCGGCGCCCTCCCGACGGTGCGCGCCGCGACCGATCCCGGGGTCACCGGCGGGCAGTACTACGGACCGTCCGGTTTCAACGAGATGGTCGGCCATCCCGTCCTGGTGACGTCGAACCGCAAGTCGCACGACGTCGCGGTCCAGCAACGGCTGTGGACGGTGTCCGAGGAGCTCACCGGCGTGAAGTACGGGGTCTGA
- the moeA gene encoding molybdopterin molybdotransferase MoeA, translated as MRTVDEHRRVVADLITPRPALTVPLADALGLALAADVVAPLSLPGFDNSAMDGYAVLAGDIAAATDSAPVQLPVAEDIPAGRTDIPTLTPGTAHRIMTGAPLPFGADTVVPVESTDAGVHTVTIRESKPVGRHIRRAGEDVTEGTTVLHAGQVVTPAALGLAAALGLGELSVIPRQRVLVVSTGTELVTAGTPLQPGQIYESNGAMLAAAVRDAGGEVVASPMTGDDVEAFTATLRAHAGDADLIVTTGGVSAGAYEVVKDALGPGERVEFVKVAMQPGTPQGCGTIDGGTPIVTLPGNPVSALVSFEVFLRPALRAAMGLSDTQRPRRTAMLTEDLTSPRGKRQFRRGVFDPVTDTVTGYGPPASHHLRWLASANCLLELDEDTAEVAAGSRVQVWDLR; from the coding sequence ATGCGTACCGTCGACGAACACCGGCGCGTTGTCGCCGATCTGATCACCCCGCGCCCGGCGCTGACGGTTCCGCTCGCCGACGCGCTCGGGCTGGCGCTGGCCGCCGACGTGGTGGCGCCGCTGTCGTTGCCCGGCTTCGACAACTCCGCGATGGACGGTTATGCGGTGCTGGCCGGGGACATCGCGGCGGCCACCGACAGCGCCCCGGTACAGCTGCCCGTCGCCGAGGACATCCCCGCCGGCCGCACCGACATCCCGACGCTGACCCCGGGGACCGCGCACCGCATCATGACCGGCGCGCCGCTACCTTTCGGCGCTGACACCGTCGTCCCCGTGGAGAGCACCGATGCCGGTGTGCACACCGTGACGATCCGGGAGTCCAAGCCCGTCGGCCGCCACATCCGCCGCGCCGGTGAGGACGTCACCGAGGGCACGACCGTGCTGCACGCCGGCCAGGTCGTCACCCCGGCCGCGCTCGGGCTCGCGGCGGCGCTCGGCCTGGGTGAGTTGTCCGTGATCCCACGTCAGCGGGTCCTCGTCGTGTCCACGGGTACCGAGCTCGTCACCGCGGGCACACCGCTGCAGCCGGGCCAGATCTACGAGTCCAACGGCGCGATGCTGGCCGCCGCGGTCCGCGATGCGGGCGGTGAGGTGGTGGCGTCCCCGATGACCGGCGACGACGTCGAGGCGTTCACCGCGACGCTGCGCGCCCACGCGGGCGACGCCGATCTGATCGTCACCACCGGCGGCGTCAGCGCCGGGGCTTACGAGGTGGTCAAGGATGCGCTCGGACCCGGCGAACGGGTCGAGTTCGTCAAGGTCGCGATGCAGCCCGGCACGCCCCAGGGCTGCGGAACCATCGACGGCGGCACGCCCATCGTCACGCTGCCCGGCAATCCCGTCTCCGCGCTGGTGTCGTTCGAGGTGTTCCTGCGGCCGGCGCTGCGCGCCGCGATGGGGCTGTCCGACACCCAGCGGCCGCGGCGCACCGCGATGCTCACCGAGGACCTGACCTCGCCGCGCGGCAAGCGGCAGTTCCGGCGCGGTGTGTTCGATCCCGTCACCGACACCGTCACCGGGTACGGGCCGCCGGCATCACATCATCTGAGATGGCTCGCATCGGCCAACTGCCTGCTGGAACTCGACGAGGACACCGCCGAGGTGGCCGCGGGGTCACGTGTACAGGTCTGGGACCTGAGATAG
- a CDS encoding PH domain-containing protein, with amino-acid sequence MHLADPAHPPSRKAPLVWALGAAVPWSIAIVAQVLWFLFDGRLPWLHILAALGTVVGVTVSVVVAPLWRYRVHRWEVDPTAVYTRSGWLVQERRIAPISRVQTVDTYRGPLDRLFGLANVTVTTASSAGAVRIVALDLDVADRVVAQLTDIAALGQEDAT; translated from the coding sequence GTGCACCTGGCCGATCCGGCGCATCCCCCGAGCCGGAAAGCGCCGCTCGTATGGGCTCTCGGCGCCGCCGTTCCGTGGTCGATCGCGATCGTGGCCCAGGTGCTGTGGTTCCTGTTCGACGGCCGGTTGCCGTGGCTGCACATCCTCGCCGCGCTCGGCACGGTCGTCGGTGTCACGGTCTCCGTCGTCGTCGCGCCGCTGTGGCGGTACCGGGTGCACCGGTGGGAGGTCGACCCCACGGCGGTGTACACCCGCTCGGGGTGGCTGGTGCAGGAACGCCGGATCGCGCCGATCTCCCGCGTGCAGACCGTCGACACCTACCGCGGACCGCTCGACCGGCTGTTCGGGCTGGCCAACGTGACCGTGACGACGGCGTCGTCGGCCGGTGCGGTGCGCATCGTCGCGCTGGACCTCGACGTCGCCGACCGCGTCGTCGCGCAGCTGACCGACATCGCGGCGCTCGGGCAGGAGGATGCGACGTGA